The Papaver somniferum cultivar HN1 chromosome 3, ASM357369v1, whole genome shotgun sequence genome includes a region encoding these proteins:
- the LOC113356244 gene encoding thioredoxin-like, with protein MALEIASFQVSTISSVRASLAQHQTSFLVSKDKLSCRGLKSNTSYSTLSLSTSSSPFSHSGGHANFRNLNVACKAKAVDEVTVVNDTTWEDLVMSNTTTPVLVEFWAPWCGPCRMIAPVIDELAKEYAGKVVCYKLNTDDSPGVATKFGIRSIPTVLFFKNGEKKDSVIGAVPKSTLTASIEKFI; from the exons ATGGCTTTGGAAATTGCAAGTTTTCAGGTGAGCACCATATCTAGCGTCAGAGCTTCTCTTGCTCAACATCAAACTTCTTTCTTGGTTTCAAAAGATAAGCTTAGCTGCAGAGGATTGAAATCTAACACTAGTTACAGTACTTTATCTCTTTCAACTTCCTCTTCTCCCTTTTCACACTCTGGTGGTCATGCCAACTTCCGCAACCTTAATGTTGCCTGCAAAGCCAAAGCTGTTGATGAAG TTACTGTGGTGAACGATACGACCTGGGAGGATCTGGTGATGAGTAACACTACAACCCCAGTTTTGGTCGAGTTTTGGGCACCATGGTGTGGACCTTGTAGAATGATTGCACCTGTAATTGATGAATTGGCCAAAGAATATGCAGGAAAGGTAGTCTGTTACAAGCTCAACACTGATGATAGCCCGGGAGTCGCTACGAAATTCGGAATCAGAAGTATTCCCACCGTGTTGTTCTTCAAAAATGGAGAGAAAAAAGATAGTGTCATTGGTGCAGTTCCAAAATCTACATTAACTGCATCCATAGAGAAATTCATATGA
- the LOC113356243 gene encoding probable gamma-secretase subunit PEN-2 translates to MERADETGERRSIGELRSSAAVAEAEEAGLIRRRRTSNQAPVEVWPTIDGPLGLTEEESLSYARNFFKFGFLLLPWLWAVNCFYFWPALTTSSFPRLRQYVFRSAVGFSIFTVLLSSWALTFAIGGERLLGPVWESLVMYNVAEKYGLTSWS, encoded by the exons ATGGAAAGGGCAGATGAAACAGGAGAAAGAAGGAGTATCGGGGAATTAAGATCATCGGCGGCAGTGGCagaagcagaagaagcagggcTAATCAGACGACGGAGAACAAGCAATCAGGCACCAGTAGAAGTATGGCCAACAATCGATGGACCTTTAGGATTAACTGAAGAAGAGTCGTTGAGTTATGCTCGTAATTTCTTCAAATTTGGATTTCTTTTGCTTCCATGGCTTTGGGCTGTTAATTGCTTCTATTTCTGGCCTGCTCTCACTACTTCATCCTTCCCTCGTCTTCGCCAGT ATGTATTCAGATCAGCAGTTGGATTTTCAATATTCACTGTGCTGCTTTCTTCCTGGGCTCTCACATTTGCGATTGGAGGAGAGCGTCTATTAGGCCCTGTGTGGGAAAGTCTTGTCATGTACAATGTTGCTGAGAAATATGGTCTCACGTCTTGGAGCTAG
- the LOC113361291 gene encoding NAD(P)H-quinone oxidoreductase subunit O, chloroplastic-like, whose protein sequence is MAFSSSSAAAVTLSQNSLSCLNSSFPYHQNKLRMINETYWKSSSSSSSLIIRAVADSAEADKQKTASATTTEKPKVKPLPKKPVYSMKKGQIVRVVKEKYLNSINYLSVGHPTYYTGLDYIYEDRGEVLDLRLFDAEEYALIAWVGIPTAPAWLPTDMLIKSDKLDYERM, encoded by the exons ATGGCattctcttcttcatctgctGCTGCTGTAACTCTGTCTCAGAATTCATTGTCATGTCTCAATTCTTCATTTCCTTATCATCAGAACAAACTGAGAATGATTAATGAAACATATTggaaatcatcatcatcgtcatcgtcaTTGATTATTAGAGCAGTAGCAGATTCTGCTGAGGCTGACAAGCAAAAGACTGCTTCTGCTACTACTACTGAGAAGCCGAAGGTTAAGCCATTACCAAAGAAGCCTGTTTATTCTA TGAAGAAAGGTCAAATTGTGAGGGTTGTCAAGGAAAAGTATCTCAATAGTATCAAT TACTTGTCAGTTGGACATCCAACGTATTACACAGGCTTAGATTACATTTATGAAGACCGTGGCGAG GTTTTGGACTTGCGACTATTCGACGCGGAAGAGTATGCTCTT ATTGCTTGGGTTGGGATCCCAACTGCACCAGCTTGGCTTCCTACAGACATGCTCATCAAG TCGGATAAGCTTGATTACGAGAGAATGTAA
- the LOC113356242 gene encoding scarecrow-like protein 1, with protein sequence MSLFRSADQSGTTYEYVLKSGNSGISNPIFSSDKQKFKYRPEFYSEDYDQRYFSESPSESFPASRVGFLPSRVPATTLHPHELSSYKLLSSSSTSAAESKSFNSSSATVPSYPYQSYPAVEYLDGQSSDFAMIDYDEDVVRLKLQELERELLVDIDGDDDDFGIDPSMDFDSEWGDSFANIVLPTSPKESSSSDSNISSISNNKDTQELHIAPSPGLCSPITSKQLLLKCAAAISEHNMKEAAAIISDLRQMVSIQGDPSERIAAYMVEGLAARMATSGQALYRALKCKVPPSSDRLSAMQILFEVCPCFKFGFMAANGAIEEAVKDEDSVHIIDFDINQGSQYMQLIQTLASRPGKPPRIRLTGVDDPESVQRTVGGLEIIGQLLEKFAESVGISFEFLPLAAKTSEVTPGMLRCQPKEALIVNFAFQLHHMPDESVSTVNQRDQLLRMVKGLGPKLVTVVEQDVNTNTAPFYPRFVEAYTYYLAVFESLDATLARNSPDRMNVEKQCLARDIVNIIACEGEERIERYEVAGKWRARMKMAGFVSCPLSTHVDSTIKVSLKQYCDRFNTKQEQGALNFGWESKSLVVASAWK encoded by the coding sequence ATGTCTTTATTTAGGTCTGCTGATCAGTCTGGCACGACATATGAATATGTGCTTAAGAGTGGAAACTCTGGTATTTCCAATCCAATATTCAGCTCAGATAAACAAAAGTTCAAATACAGACCTGAGTTTTATAGTGAAGATTACGACCAGCGTTACTTTTCCGAATCCCCATCAGAAAGTTTTCCTGCCTCGCGGGTTGGATTTCTTCCATCCAGGGTTCCAGCAACTACATTACACCCACATGAATTATCTTCCTACAAGCTGCTGTCTTCCTCTAGCACTTCCGCTGCTGAATCGAAGTCTTTTAACTCATCATCTGCAACCGTGCCTTCTTATCCCTACCAATCTTATCCGGCAGTAGAGTACTTGGATGGACAGAGCTCTGACTTTGCAATgattgattatgatgaagatgTGGTTAGGTTGAAACTTCAAGAATTGGAAAGAGAGCTCTTGGTTGACATTGATGGTGACGATGATGATTTTGGTATTGACCCAAGCATGGATTTTGATAGTGAATGGGGTGACTCCTTTGCAAATATCGTGCTCCCAACTTCACCTAAGGAATCCTCATCATCTGACTCTAACATTAGCAGCATCAGCAACAATAAAGATACACAGGAATTGCATATTGCACCCAGCCCGGGTTTATGTAGTCCTATAACTTCTAAGCAGCTACTTCTCAAATGTGCTGCTGCAATTTCAGAACACAACATGAAAGAAGCGGCGGCAATTATATCTGACCTTCGGCAAATGGTGTCAATCCAAGGGGATCCTTCCGAAAGAATTGCAGCCTACATGGTCGAAGGGCTTGCTGCACGTATGGCTACATCTGGACAAGCACTTTATAGGGCGCTGAAATGCAAAGTGCCTCCCAGTTCTGATCGCCTATCAGCCATGCAAATCCTTTTTGAGGTCTGCCCATGTTTTAAGTTTGGGTTCATGGCTGCCAATGGTGCGATTGAAGAAGCAGTCAAGGATGAAGACAGTGTCCacattattgattttgatataaACCAGGGGAGCCAATATATGCAACTGATACAAACTCTAGCATCTCGTCCTGGTAAGCCACCACGAATAAGGCTAACTGGAGTTGATGACCCTGAATCAGTTCAACGTACAGTTGGTGGCCTGGAGATCATTGGGCAGCTACTTGAAAAATTCGCTGAGTCAGTCGGAATCTCATTTGAGTTTCTGCCTTTAGCTGCCAAGACTAGTGAAGTTACCCCAGGTATGTTACGCTGCCAACCCAAGGAAGCCTTGATTGTGAACTTCGCTTTCCAGCTTCATCACATGCCAGACGAGAGTGTTTCCACAGTAAACCAGAGGGACCAGCTGCTTCGCATGGTTAAGGGTTTGGGTCCAAAGCTGGTGACTGTAGTCGAGCAAGATGTCAATACTAACACAGCTCCGTTCTATCCAAGATTTGTCGAGGCCTACACTTACTACTTGGCTGTCTTTGAATCTCTTGATGCTACACTGGCGAGGAATAGCCCAGACAGGATGAATGTTGAAAAGCAGTGTCTAGCTAGAGATATAGTTAACATTATTGCTTGCGAAGGTGAAGAGAGGATAGAGCGGTACGAAGTGGCAGGAAAATGGAGGGCAAGGATGAAAATGGCAGGCTTTGTGTCTTGCCCATTGAGTACACATGTGGATTCTACAATCAAAGTAAGTCTCAAGCAGTACTGTGATAGGTTTAACACAAAACAAGAGCAGGGTGCACTTAATTTTGGGTGGGAGAGCAAATCCTTGGTTGTTGCTTCCGCGTGGAAGTAG